In Mycobacterium sp. ITM-2016-00317, the genomic window GCGCAGGCCCTCGACGCCGACGTCGGCGCGCTGCGGGCTCGCGCCGAGACGCTGGCCGCCGCGCTGCCCGACGCCGAGGCCGTCGCCTGTGTCGCCGCGGTCGGCGGTGGTGGCGCGCCCGGTGTCGAGTTGCCGAGCTTCGCGGTGAGCCTGCCCGAGCGGTACGCCGTGGCGTTGCGCGTCGGGGATCCCGCGGTGGTGGGCCGGCTGGAGAACGGCCGCTGCCTGCTCGACCTGCGCACGGTCGCGCCGGCGGACGACCAGCGGCTGCTGGAGGCCGTGCGGGCGTGTTCGTAGTCGCGACTGCCGGACACGTCGATCACGGCAAATCCACACTGGTGCAACGGCTTACCGGGAGGTGGCCGGACCGGCTGGCCGAGGAGCAGCGCCGCGGACTGACCATCGACCTGGGTTTCGCGTGGACGACGATCGGGGGACGGGAGATCGCGTTCGTGGACGTGCCGGGCCACGAGCGGTTCGTCGCGAACATGCTGGCCGGTGTCGGCCCGGTGCCCGCGGTGCTGATCGTGGTGGCCGCGACCGAGGGCTGGATGCCGCAGACCGACGAGCACATCGCCGCGCTGCGGGCCCTCGGTGTCGAGCATGTGCTGGTCGTCATCAGCAAGGCCGACCTCGCCGACCCGGCCCCGGCTGTCGCCGAGGTGCGGCAGCGGCTGCCCGAGGCGCCGGTGGTGCTCGGCACCGACCTGGACGCCGTCCGCACGCACCTCGCCGCGCTGGTCGATGCACTGCCGCCACCAGATCGCGACGCCGACGTCCGGCTGTGGGTGGACCGCGCGTTCACCGTGCGCGGCGCGGGCACCGTCGTCACCGGAACGCTGGCCGCGGGCACCCTGCGCGTCGGTGACGAGCTCGAGCACGCCGCCGGCGCGTCACCGTGCGGGGACTGCAGTCGTTGGAGCGGGACCGCACCGAGGTGGGCGCGGTGGCTCGGGTCGCGGTGAATCTGCGCGGGATGGACCGCCGCGACATCACCCGCGGCGACGCCCTGCGCACACCGGGGGCTTTCCTGGACACCGCCGAGATCGACGTCGCGTTGCGGGCGGCCGGGAAACTGCACGAGCAGTTGGTGCTGCACGTCGGGTCGGCGGCCGTGCCGGTGCGGGTCCGCCCGCTCGGCGACACCGTGGCGCGGCTACGCCTGACCCGTCCCCTGCCGCTGCGCATCGGGGACGTCGGGCTGTTGCGCGACCCCGGCGAACACCGCATCGCCGCCGGTGTGGACGTGCTCGACGTGCGGCCACCGGCGCTGCGTCGCCGCGGCGCGGCCCGTGCGCGGGCCGCCGAGCTCGCCACCGGACGGGTGGCCGCGCCGGTGTGCGCCCGGGCAGAAGAGTTGCGGGCCATGGGTTTCGACGCGTCCGGCCGCCGGGTCGGCGAATGGGTGGTCGACGAACAGTGGTGGGCGCAGCGGCGTCAACAAATGGTGACGGCCGTGGCACGGTGGTCGGCTGCCCACGACATCGCGGCCGGCGTCCCGATGGAAGAGCTGCGCCGCGAGATCGGCCTGCCCGCTGTCGAATTGCTGGCGCCGCTGGTGGCAGGCACCGGGCTGGAGCTGGCCGACGGACGGGTGCGTCGACCCGGCGGGCAGCTGCCCGACCGAGTCGACGAGGCGGTCCGGGCGATCGAGGAGCGGCTGGCGGTCGAACCGTTCCGCGCGCCGGACGCCGACGAACTCGCCGAACTGAAGCTGGGCACCAAAGAACTCGGTGCCGCGATCCGGGCCGGCCGGCTGACCAGGATCACCGACGGCGTGGTGCTGGGCCCCGAGGTCTACCGACGTGCCGCCGACGTGCTGAGGACGCTGCCGCAGCCCTTCACCGCCGCCGAGGCCAAGCGCGCGCTGAACACCACCCGCCGGGTCGCGATACCGCTGCTGGAAGGCCTTGACGCGCAACGGATCACCCGGCGCGAGGAAGACGGCACCCGGGTGCTCGTCGACGACACTCACTGAGCGGTGTCGGGCCGCTCCCGGTCCTTGCGGGAGGCGCGCAGCGAACCGGGGTGGGCCTTGGCCGTCGGATCCTTTCGCGTCTTGATCAGGCTGGCGACGGTGACGATCGCGAGGATTCCGATGATGACGACCAGGCTCAGATAGGTGTTGATCTCGGGGATGCTGGGGTTGATGTCGACATGCGCCCAGTGCAGGATCAGCTTCACACCGATGAACGCCAGGATGATCGACAAGCCCGTCGACAGGTACACCAGACGGTCCAACAGGCCCTTGACCAGGAAGAACAGCGCGCGGAGCCCGAGCAGCGCGAACGCGTTCGCGGTGAACACGATGTACGGCTCGCTGGTGACGCCGAACACTGCCGGGATCGAGTCGAGTGCGAACAGCAGGTCGACGCTGCCGATCGCGATCAGTACCGCCAGCAGCGGGGTGGCCATGCGCCGGCCTTCGCGGCGGGTCAGCAGCTTGCCGCCGTCGTACTCGTCGCTGATCGGCAGGATCCTGCGGGTCGCCCGGATCATGATGTTGTTCTCGACGTCGGGATCCTCGTCGCGGTGGCGGAACAACTGGATCGCGGTGTAGATCAGCAGCACGCCGAACAACAGGAACATGAACGAGAACATCGACAGCAGTGTCGCGCCGACCGCGATGAAGATCGCGCGCATGATCAGCGCCAGGATGATGCCGAACGTCAGCACCTTGTGCTGGTGCTCCTCGGGCACCGCGAAGGTCGCCATGATGATCACGAACACGAACAGGTTGTCGACCGACAGGCTCTTCTCCACGATGTAGCCGGCGAAGTACTGCGTGCCGAAGTCCCCGCCGTAGGCCATCGCGAACCACACGCCGAAGCAGACGGCCACCAGGATGTAGAACACCGACCAGGCGGTGGCCTCCTTGAAGCCGACCCGGTGCGGTCGCAGCGCGGCCAGAATCAGATCCGCCGCGAGCAGTGCGACGATCAACGCGATGGTCAGACCCCACGTCACCGCGCTGATGTCGAGCATGTCCGTGTGACTCCCTATCTGTCGGCCGGTTCGGCATCGTTCCGATGGCGGGTCAGGCGCACGCGGCCCTCGGTCCTTTGTACCTGCGGCTCTCAGGTGCTCGTGTCCGTCGCGCGGTAGATAGTCCGCTGAGCGGGTATGCCCAGCGAAACCCGAGGAGGATTCCCGTGACCCAGCCCGACCATGCGGAGAACACCGGCGACAATCTGCGCCGTGCAGCCGAAGTCCAGCAGCAGGCCCGCGACGGGAGCGCCGACGCCGACGCGATGAACGAACAGAGCGCACCGGTGGAGGGCCTGCCGGATTTCAACACCTAGGCCAGGTTGGATGTGTCCTTGCCGGGTATTCCGCGCCGACACGTCGTAACGTCGAACTGGCGGAAGGGGTGATCGGTGGACATCAGGAAGCTTCTCGAGTCGTGGCCGGTGTACCGGCAACTCACCGGCGGGGACAAACTCGGCCGCGGCAAGGCGGCACAGTCCCCGCGCAGCCTGACGCTGGCTCCGCGCACCGCGGAGGCCGACCATGTCACGCATTCGGTGTGCCCGTTCTGCGCGGTGGGCTGCGCGCAGAAGGTGTATGTCAAGGACGACAAGGTCATCCAGATCGAGGGCAATCCCGACAGCCCGATCTCCCGCGGCCGGCTGTGCCCCAAGGGGTCGGCGAGCACCCAACTTGTCACGGGCCCACAGCGGCTGACCAAGGTGCGCTACCGGCCGCCATATGCCCGCGAGTGGCAGGACCTGGATCTCGACACCGCGATGGACATGGTCGCCGACCGGGTGCTCGACGCCCGCGCCAAGAATTGGCAGGACTTCGACAAGGACCGGCACACGCTGCGCCGCACCATGGGCATCGCCGGCCTCGGCGGCGCCACGCTGGACAACGAAGAGAACTACCTGATCAAGAAGCTCTTCACCGCGCTGGGCGCCCTACAGATCGAGAACCAGGCGCGTATTTGACACAGCGCCACGGTTCCCGGTCTGGGGGCCTCCTTCGGTCGCGGCGGGGCGACGGATTACCAGCAGGACCTCGTCAACTCCGACTTCATCGTCATCATGGGCTCCAATATGGCCGAAGCCCATCCGGTCGGGTTCCAGTGGGTGATGGAGGCCAAGTCGCGGGGCACCGCCGTGGTGCACATCGACCCACGGTTCACCCGCACCAGCGCGCTGGCCGACCGGCACGTGCCGCTGCGCGCCGGCAGTGACATCGCGTTCCTCGGTGGGGTCATCAACTACATCCTGAGCAACGAGCTCGATTTCCGGGAGTACGTGACCGCCTACACCAACGCGTCCTTCCTCGTCGACGAACGCTTCGCCGACGCAGAGGATCTCGACGGCCTGTTCTCCGGCTACGACGACGCCACGGCGTCCTATGACCCGTCGACGTGGCAGTACCAGAGCACGGGTTCCGAGGAGGGCGGCGCCGAGGCCAAGGAGGAGAGCACCGCCTACGAATCGGGCTCCGGCGGACCGCCGATCGAAGGCGCCGCGGGTGACATCCCCAGCGACCCGACGCTGCAGGATCCGCGCTGCGTGTACCAGATCCTGAAACGGCATTACGCCCGCTACACCCCCGAGATGGTGGAGCGGGTGTGCGGCATCCCCGCCGACGTGTTCCTTGAGGTGGCCCGCAAGTGGACCCAGAACTCGGGGCGCGAAAAGACTGCCGCTCTGGTGTATTCGGTTGGCTGGACCCAGCATTCGATGGGCTCGCAGTTCATCCGCGCCGGCGCCATCATCCAGCTGCTGTTGGGCAACATCGGCCGGCCGGGAGGGGGCGTGTTCGCGCTGCGCGGCCACGCCAGCATCCAGGGCTCGACCGACATACCGACGCTGTTCAACCTGCTGCCCGGCTACCTCGCGATGCCCAAGGCCGGGCAGGAGACGCTGGCCGACTACCTCGACGACATCAAGGGCCGTAACCAGAAAGGCTTCTGGCACAACGCCGACACGTACATGGTGTCGCTGCTCAAGGAGTACTGGGGCGACGCGGCGACCCCGGACAACGACTACTGCTTCGACTACCTGCCGCGCATCAGTGGCGACCACGGCACCTACCGCACGGTGATGGACATGGTGGACGGCAAGGTGTTCGGCTACTTCCTGCTCGGCCAGAACCCCGCCGTCGGCTCGGCGCACGGCAGGCTCCAGCGACTCGGGATGGCCA contains:
- the fdh gene encoding formate dehydrogenase is translated as MDIRKLLESWPVYRQLTGGDKLGRGKAAQSPRSLTLAPRTAEADHVTHSVCPFCAVGCAQKVYVKDDKVIQIEGNPDSPISRGRLCPKGSASTQLVTGPQRLTKVRYRPPYAREWQDLDLDTAMDMVADRVLDARAKNWQDFDKDRHTLRRTMGIAGLGGATLDNEENYLIKKLFTALGALQIENQARIUHSATVPGLGASFGRGGATDYQQDLVNSDFIVIMGSNMAEAHPVGFQWVMEAKSRGTAVVHIDPRFTRTSALADRHVPLRAGSDIAFLGGVINYILSNELDFREYVTAYTNASFLVDERFADAEDLDGLFSGYDDATASYDPSTWQYQSTGSEEGGAEAKEESTAYESGSGGPPIEGAAGDIPSDPTLQDPRCVYQILKRHYARYTPEMVERVCGIPADVFLEVARKWTQNSGREKTAALVYSVGWTQHSMGSQFIRAGAIIQLLLGNIGRPGGGVFALRGHASIQGSTDIPTLFNLLPGYLAMPKAGQETLADYLDDIKGRNQKGFWHNADTYMVSLLKEYWGDAATPDNDYCFDYLPRISGDHGTYRTVMDMVDGKVFGYFLLGQNPAVGSAHGRLQRLGMANLDWLVVRDLVEIESATFWKNGPEVETGEINPETCRTEVFLFPAASHVEKSGTFTQTQRMLQWRDQAVEPTGDARSELWFFYHLGRILREKLSGSTDERDRPLLDLWWDYELHGDEPSGEDVLRRINGVDLTTGRAVNSYLELKADGSTACGCWIYSGVYADEVNQAARRTPHTEQGPYDNEWGWTWPLNRRVLYNRASADPQGRPWSERKKLVWWDPDKGEWTGHDIPDFEKTKPPDYRPAPDAVGVEALHGDDPFIMQADGKGWLFAPNGVVDGPLPTHYEPHESPVRNPLYRQQGNPARKVYGRADNPSNPSWPDAHGDVFPFVFTAARLTEHHTAGGMSRQLPYLAELQPALFVEVSPELARERGLEHMDWAHVVTSRAAVDARVFVTSRMRPLRVEDHVVHQIWMPYHFGHAGLVDGDVVNDLLGVVADPNVFIQESKVATCDIQPGRRPRGPLLLEYLRSYRERAQITPHTGTHLDTTGPSSDHTEEKS
- a CDS encoding TerC family protein, with amino-acid sequence MLDISAVTWGLTIALIVALLAADLILAALRPHRVGFKEATAWSVFYILVAVCFGVWFAMAYGGDFGTQYFAGYIVEKSLSVDNLFVFVIIMATFAVPEEHQHKVLTFGIILALIMRAIFIAVGATLLSMFSFMFLLFGVLLIYTAIQLFRHRDEDPDVENNIMIRATRRILPISDEYDGGKLLTRREGRRMATPLLAVLIAIGSVDLLFALDSIPAVFGVTSEPYIVFTANAFALLGLRALFFLVKGLLDRLVYLSTGLSIILAFIGVKLILHWAHVDINPSIPEINTYLSLVVIIGILAIVTVASLIKTRKDPTAKAHPGSLRASRKDRERPDTAQ